The following are from one region of the Nicotiana tabacum cultivar K326 chromosome 3, ASM71507v2, whole genome shotgun sequence genome:
- the LOC142176427 gene encoding uncharacterized protein LOC142176427 — MHDFIVAKDFELWDIICDNPYIPTKALAELPFSMPKIKKEYTDADRKVVEKDFCAKKILVCGIGSNEYSRISSCEIAKEIWEALQTTHERTTQVKQSKIDMLTTEYEFFRMKDDESTHDMHT, encoded by the coding sequence atgcatgattttatcgtGGCTAAGGATTTTGAGTTGTGGGATATCATATGTGATAATCCTTACATCCCAACAAAGGCACTTGCAGAACTTCCATTCTCAAtgccaaaaatcaaaaaagaataCACCGACGCAGACAGGAAAGTTGTGGAGAAAGATTTTTGTGCCAAAAAGATTTTGGTATGTGGAATAGGATCTAATGAATACAGTAGAATTTCTTCTTGTGAAATTGCAAAGGAGATATGGGAAGCTCTGCAAACAACACATGAGAGAACCACTCAAGTAAAGCAATCTAAGATTGATATGCTCACTACCGAGTATGAATTCTTTAGAATGAAGGACGATGAATCTACTCATGATATGCACACAtga